From the Paenibacillus sp. MMS20-IR301 genome, the window CAAGGTATTCGGGCAAATCTGGGGGGATATGATCAGCGGAAGCCTGTGGCCGCATCTGGGAACGACTGTGGGAGAGACTATTGTAGGCTTCATTCTCGGTACGCTGCTCGGAACACTGCTGGCGATAGTGATCTGGTGGTCGCCGTTTCTGTCTGCGGTCCTTGATCCTTATATGGTCGTATTCAACAGCATGCCGAAAGTTGCACTGGGTCCGATCTTTATCGTTATGTTCGGAGCCGGATTCACGGCGATAGTAGTGACTACGTTATCGATTACAGTAATCATAACTACATTAGTGGTGTACAACAGCTTCTGCAGTGTGGATCATAATCTGGTTAAGGTCGTCCGTTCGTTCGGGGCAACCAAAGTGCAGGAGTTCAGCAAGGTGATTCTGCCTGCTTCGTTTCCCACAGTAATCTCGACGCTCAAGGTGAATGTCGGCATGTCGTGGGTCGGGGTTATTGTCGGTGAGTTTCTGGTGGCGAAGTCCGGGCTCGGC encodes:
- a CDS encoding ABC transporter permease, encoding MRRKSQVLAVRSSLLILFFVLWEAGARLGWFDELLFSYPTKVFGQIWGDMISGSLWPHLGTTVGETIVGFILGTLLGTLLAIVIWWSPFLSAVLDPYMVVFNSMPKVALGPIFIVMFGAGFTAIVVTTLSITVIITTLVVYNSFCSVDHNLVKVVRSFGATKVQEFSKVILPASFPTVISTLKVNVGMSWVGVIVGEFLVAKSGLGYLIIYGFQVFNFTLVMSSLLIIAVVATAMYQLVVYVEKLLLSRR